One uncultured Jannaschia sp. DNA segment encodes these proteins:
- the dapE gene encoding succinyl-diaminopimelate desuccinylase yields MAVDPVDLTARLVRCPSVTPEEGGALVLLEDLLTEAGFACTRVDRSGVSNLFARWGEKGAAHSFGFNGHTDVVPVGDAAAWTHDPFGAVIEEGWLYGRGATDMKSGVAAFAAAAVDFVADTPPDGAVILAITGDEEGDATDGTVALLEWMEAEGERMDVCLVGEPTSPDHMGQMMKIGRRGSMSAWFTFTGTQGHAAYPDRALNPLPAMARLMAELSAHELDAGTEHFDASTLAVVTMDVGNPATNVIPAEGRATVNIRFNDAHSGASLTDWLRGEAHRIAAETGVTIGMRVKISGESFVTPPGDLSSLVANAVQVETNRTPEMSTTGGTSDARFVKDHCPVVEFGLVGHRMHAVDECVRVEQIGQLKAIYARILRDYFGTGAPR; encoded by the coding sequence ATGGCCGTCGATCCCGTCGACCTGACCGCGCGGCTGGTCCGCTGCCCCAGCGTGACCCCCGAGGAAGGCGGCGCGCTGGTCCTGCTCGAGGATCTGCTGACCGAGGCCGGGTTCGCCTGCACCCGCGTCGACCGCAGCGGCGTCTCGAACCTCTTCGCGCGCTGGGGTGAAAAGGGCGCGGCGCACAGCTTCGGGTTCAACGGCCACACCGACGTCGTTCCCGTGGGCGATGCCGCCGCTTGGACCCACGACCCCTTCGGCGCGGTGATCGAAGAAGGCTGGCTCTACGGGCGGGGTGCCACGGACATGAAGTCGGGCGTGGCAGCATTCGCCGCCGCCGCGGTCGATTTCGTGGCCGACACGCCCCCCGACGGTGCGGTCATCCTCGCCATCACCGGCGACGAGGAGGGGGATGCGACCGACGGGACCGTCGCGCTGCTCGAATGGATGGAGGCCGAGGGCGAGCGGATGGACGTCTGCCTCGTCGGCGAGCCCACCTCGCCCGATCACATGGGCCAGATGATGAAGATCGGACGGCGAGGGTCGATGTCGGCCTGGTTCACGTTCACCGGCACCCAGGGACACGCCGCCTATCCCGACCGTGCGTTGAACCCACTGCCCGCGATGGCGCGGCTGATGGCCGAACTTTCGGCGCATGAGCTGGACGCAGGCACCGAGCATTTCGATGCCTCCACGCTTGCCGTGGTCACGATGGATGTCGGCAATCCCGCGACGAACGTGATCCCCGCCGAGGGGCGCGCGACCGTCAACATCCGCTTCAACGACGCCCATTCCGGTGCGTCCCTGACCGATTGGCTGCGCGGCGAGGCGCATCGCATCGCGGCCGAAACGGGGGTGACCATCGGGATGAGGGTCAAGATCTCGGGCGAGAGCTTCGTGACGCCGCCGGGCGACCTCTCCTCGCTCGTGGCGAACGCCGTGCAGGTCGAGACGAACCGAACCCCCGAGATGTCGACCACCGGCGGCACGTCGGATGCGCGCTTCGTCAAGGATCACTGCCCGGTCGTCGAGTTCGGCCTTGTCGGCCACCGGATGCACGCCGTGGACGAGTGTGTGCGGGTCGAGCAGATCGGTCAGCTCAAGGCGATCTATGCCCGGATCCTGCGCGATTATTTCGGGACGGGCGCGCCCCGCTGA